The Actinomadura graeca nucleotide sequence CGGCTGCTCGTCCCCGAGGACCCGCCGCTGCTCGGCGCCGCCCTCCTCGGCCTGGACCACCTGGGCGCCCCGCCCGAGGCGCACGCGGCCCTGCGCGCCGGCTTCCGCCGCCTCACGGTCACGGGCGCCACCGGCCCCGGACCTTGACGTTGTAAGGTCGAGGTGGAGGCCAGGGCGACGACGAGGAGGAACGCGCCGTGCGGATCGGGTTCGCCGTGCCGGTGACCGGGGCGTGGGCGACGCCCGCCCGCCAGGTGGAGATCGCGCGGCGGGCCGAGGAGCTCGGCTACCACTCGCTGTGGACGCTGCAGCGCCTGCTCAACCCGGCGGGCTCGTCCGACACCACCTACCGCGCCGTCCCCGACCCGCTGGTGACGCTGGCCTACCTCGCCGGCTTCACCCGCCGCGCGCGGCTCGGCGTCGCCGTGCTCAACCTGCCCTTCTACCCGCCGCCGATCCTGGCCAAGCAGGCCGCGACCCTCGACCACGTCACCGGCGGGCGGCTCGACCTCGGCCTCGGGCTCGGCTGGATGCCCGAGGAGTTCGCCGCGGTCGGCGCGCCGATGCGGCGGCGCGGGCCGCGCGCCGAGGAGTTCCTCGGCGTGCTGCGCGCACTGTGGGGCGGCGGGCCCGGCGACGCCGCCGAGTACCACGGCGAGTTCTACGACGTCCCGCCCGTCACCATGGACCCGCGGCCGCTGCAGCCGGGCGGGCCGCCGATCCTGCTCGGCGGCGCGTCGGAGGGCGCGCTGCGCCGCGCCGGGCGGCTGGCCGCGGGCTGGGTCAGCGCGAGCCGCGCCGACCCGGCCGCGCTCGGCCGCTCCGTCGGGATCGTCCGCGACGCCGCGGAGCGGGCGGGCCGCGACCCCGGCGCGCTGCGGTTCGTGTGCCGTGCGGCCGTCCGCGTCCGCCCCGCCGCCGCCGGCCGCAAGCCGCTCACCGGCACCCACGAGCAGATCAGGGCCGACTTCGACGCGATCGCCGAACAGGGGATCACCGAGCTGTTCGCCGACCTGAACTTCGACCCGGAGATCACCGCCCCCGGGGCCGACCCCGCCGGGTCGATGCGACGCGCCCACGAGGCCCTGGACGCCTTCGCCCCGGACCCGGGACCGCCTGCGCCGTAGGCGCGGGAGACGCGGCAGTGGCCCCGGGCGCGGTTCGCGTCCGGGGCCGGTCCTCGCGCCGGGTCAGTGCGCGGCGTCCGAGACCTCGGTGCCCTTCGGGGTCAGGAGGGACACGACGAGCGCCACGGCGAGCATGAGGCCGCCGCCGATGAGTCCGGCGGTCTGGAGGGAGTGGGTGAAGGCGTCGGTCGCGTGGGCGGCGAGGTCGGGCATCCCCAGTCTGCCGGCGATGGTGACGGCTGCGCCGAGGGACTCCTCCGCCTGCCCGGCGAGGCCCGGGTCCGCGTGGTGCAGGGCGTCGAACTCCGCGCCTCCGGTGAACCGCGCCCGGAAGCCGAGCGCCGCGATGCTGCCGAGGATCGTGACGCCGAGGGTGCCGCCGAACTCGTAGGCGGTCTCCTCCAGCGCGCCGGCGTTGCCCGCCTTCTCCGCCGGGGCGCCGCCCATGATCATGGCCGAGCCGATGGCGAGGGCGCCCAGGCCCGCCCCGACGAGGCAGAGCGCGACGGTCATGTGCGTCAGGTCCAGGCCACCGCCCACGAGCCGGATGTAGAGCATGCCGATCCCGGCGAGCGCGAGTCCCCCGGCCAGGACGGCGCGGGAGCCGATGAGGCGGCTGAGCGGCGGGGCGGCGAGGGAGACGGCGGAACCGGCGAGCGCGATCGGCATCAGCCGCACCCCCGATTCGATCGGGCTGACGCCCTCGACGAGCTGGAGCCACTGGGCGACCAGCAGCAGGGCCGCGACCATGGAGAACGTCGCGCCGAGCGCGGCGATGATCCCGGCGGAGAACCGCCGTCCCGCGAAGAGCCGCAGGTCGAGCAGCGGGTGGTCGCTGCGCAGGCAGCGCACCGCGAACCAGGTCAGGGTCACCGCCGCGATCCCGAGGGCGAGCCAGGCCGACGGCACGGCGAAGCTGGACTCCTCACCGAACTGCTTGATCGCCCACACGAGGGCGACCGTGCCGACCAGGGAGAGCAGCGCGGCAGGCGCGTCCCACCGGCCGGGTTTCGCCGCGCGGGACTCGGCCAGGAGCAGCAGGGCCGCGATGACCCCGATGACCATGAGCGGCACGTTGACGAGGAACGCGGCGTGCCAGGAGAAGTGGTCCAGCAGGAATCCGCCGACCAGCGGGCCGACGACCGCGCCGAGCCCGGAGACCGCCGCCCAGATGCTGAGGGCGGTCGCCCGTTCCTTGGGCTCGGTGAAGATGACGCGGATCAGGGAGAGGGTCGTGGGCATGACCATCGCGCCGCCGATGCCGAGGAGCGCCCTGACCACGATCACGCCCTCGGCCGAGCCGGCGGCCAGGACCAGCAGGGAGGCGGCCGCGAAGACGGCGTAGCCGAGCACGAGCATCCGCTTGCGTCCCCAGCGGTCGGCGATCGCGGCGACGGAGACGAGCAGCCCGGCCAGGACGAGGGAGTAGACGTCCACGATCCACAGCTGCTGGGCGGCGGTGGGATGCAGCTCGGCGGCCATGTCGGGCAGCGCGATGTTCAGGATCGTCATGTCCATCGTGATGACGAGCAGGCTCGCGGTGAGCACCGCGAGCGCGGCCCAGCGCCTGCCGCGTGACAGCGTGGGGACGGGACCGGGCGGGGTGGTGAGCACGGTCATGACTCCGGGCCTCCCGTCCCGGGCATCGCGAAGATCGCGCGGAGGGCCCGGGTGACGCTCTCCCGTCCGAGCGGGGTGTCGTGCAGGGCGGCGTGCATCGTCGCCCCGTCGAGATAGACCTCGGCCGCAACGGCCCGCTCCCTGCCGACATGGACGGCGAGAAGATCGGTCAGGCGGTCGGTCCAGCGCACCGCGAGCGAGCGCAGGCTCGCGTCGGAGGCCGCCGCGGTGACGAGCGCCATGGCGGAGTGCACCTGCCGGGAGTCGGTCAGGAAGCCGTGCATCGACGCGGCCAGGCACTCCGCCAGGTCGTCGCAGGACGCCAGGTCCCGCTCCATCTGGGCGAGGTAGGCGTCGACCTCGTCCCCGAGCATCCGCAGCGCCGTCTCACGCAGGTCGTCGATCGACTCGAAGTAGCGGGTGGTCGACCCCAGGGCCACCCCCGCCCGCGCCGCGACCATCCGGTGCGTCAGCGCCGCCGCCCCCTGCTCGACGACGAGCTCCGCCGCCGCCTCCAGGATCACCCGCCGCGTCGCCTCGGGGTCCCGCTTCCTCGGCCCGGGATCCGCCGCCGTGTGCGCACTCATACCCGCCTCCCCCTTAGAGAACATTTGTACATGTACTTTTGTACACTAAGACGCACGAGGGTGGCAAACGCTGACCGCAGGCAGGCCACACCCGGCTCCTCCTGCGACGACCACGTGAAGGGCGGCAAGGCAGACAGTGGCGGTTCCCGCAAATCCCCACATCACCTTGGGCGCAGGCGGCGGCGTGAGCACCGGCAGATGATCGACGCCGTCACGCGGAAGTCCCGCACCGGCTCGCCATGGGCGTCCCTGCCCGCGAAGTCCGGGTCGTGATCCACGAGAGATGCCCTAGCCGTCCAGCCCTCCGGCCTCGACCGTCACGCGAGCGCGATAGCAGCCCGCGGGAGGCAAAGCCGGAGGCGAGCCTCACGCGGGCTGATCGCGAAGCGATGACGCGCTCGCACAAGCACGGTCAGGGTCCGAGCCACCAGGCGAGGACTCTGGGCCGGGATTGCAGTGAACACCGCCGCCAGGCGAGTCCGCTTGGGCCGGGATTGTCAGAAAGAAGGACGGCGGCCTTCCCAGGGGGTGCTGAGGACGACCGTGGTGCGGGTGGCGACGTTGGCGGCCGCGCGGATGCGCTGGAGCAGGTCCTCCAGCTCGTTCGGCGAGGCGACGCGGACCTTGAGGATGTAGCTCTCGTCGCCCGCGACGGAATGGCACGCCTCGATGGCGGCGATGTGCGCGAGCCGGTCGGGCGCGTCGTCGGGCGCGGCGGGGTCGATCGGCTTGATCGACACGAAGGCGGTGAGCGGCAGGCCGACCTGCTCGTTGTCGAGCTGGGCGGTGAACCCCTTGATGACCCCGCGCTTCTGCAGCCGCCGGACGCGCTGGTGCACGGCCGACACCGACAGGCCGGTCTCCTTGGCCAGGTCGGTGAAACTCATGCGCCCATCGTCGGCCAGCAGCGCCAGGATCTGACGATCGATCTCCTCCACCCAGGAAATCTAGCGCGCCCGGCGCAGTGGTCGGGCCCCCGCGGCGCGCCGGCCGGGAACCGGCGGGTGATCGTCTCGGTATGCGGCCGCCCGGACGCGGGTCCAGGGGGTTTCAGGCGTGCCGGGCCGTCCCACGGCCGGGGGCGCGGGCGGTGCGCAGCGGCCCGCAGCTGCCCCGCACGACCAGCTCGGTCGGCAGCAGCACGGGCCGGGCCGGGCCGCGCCGGGCCCGGTCGCGCAGCAGCAGTTCGCAGGCGCGGTAGCCGATGTCGCGGGCGGGGCGGGCCACGGCCGTCAGCGGCGGGTCGCACAGCTCGGCCCAGGCGACGTCGTCGACCATGGCGATGGACACGTCGGCGGGCACGCGCAGGTCCAGGCCGCGGGCGACCAGCACGGCGGCCTCGCCGAGCAGGTGCCCGGCGGCGAGCACGGCGGTGACGTCCGCGCGGCGCTGCAGCAGCCCGGCCGCGGCGGCGTAGGCGGCGTCGCCCGCCGGGCGGGCCGCGACGATCAGGTCCTCCTCCACGGGGACGCGCAGCTGGGCGAGGGTGTCGCGGAACGCCCGCTCCCGCACCCCCGGAGGCGGCCCGGGAGGCCCGCCGGGCGGGGCGGCGGCCGATGCGGCGGCCGTTGCGGTGGCCGATGGGGCGGGCGGTGCGGCGCCGAGGAAGCCGATGCGGCGGTGGCCGAGCCCGACGAGGTACTCCACCAGGGAGCGGACGCCGCCGGCGTCGTCGGCGAGGACGGCGGGGATCTCCGGCAGCCCGGGCAGGACGCGGTCGGCGAACACGACGCTGGAGCACACGCGGGCCGCGGCGCGCCAGTCGGCGTCCCGGCCGGCGGGCATCGCGATGACGCCGTCCACGCGCTGCTCGACGAGCCGGTCGACGATCTCGGCCTCGCGGGCGGGATCGCCGTGGGCGGCGTCCACGATGACGTGCTCGCCGAGCGTGCGGGCGCAGGCGAGGACGCCGGCGACCAGCTCGGCGCAGAACGGGTCGGTGACGTCCGGGACGATCAGCCCGATGCCGCCGCTGCGGCGCAGCTTGAGGCCGCGGCCGAGGGCGCTCGGCCGGTAGTCCAGCTCGCGGGCGGCGGCCAGCACCCGCTCGCGGGTCGAGGCGCTCACCGAGCCCGCCCCGGAGAACGCCCGCGAGACCGTGGCGATGCCGACGCCCGCGGCGGCGGCCACGTCCTTGATCGTTGCCGATCGCGCCCGTGTCGCCACCGTGCCTCCTCGCGGTCCGCGGATCCGGCGATCATCTTCTCACGCCCGCCCCTCCCCTGGAAACGATTCCATGTTGTTTACTCCTCACACCGACGTGAAAGCCCTGCTGGACAGGGTCGATGGGAAACGTTTCCATCGGAAGGGGAGCTGATGGCCAAGATCGTGCTGGACCGCGTGGACAAGGTGTACGGCGGGGGCGTCAAGGCCGTCGACGGGCTGGACCTGGAGATCCGCGACGGCGAGTTCATGGTGCTGGTGGGCCCGTCGGGGTGCGGCAAGTCGACCGCGCTGCGGATGATCGCGGGCCTGGAGGAGATCAGCGGCGGCAAGATCTCCATCGGCGAGCAGGTCGTCAACGACCTGGCGCCCAAGGACCGCGACATCGCGATGGTGTTCCAGAACTACGCGCTGTACCCGCACATGACCGTCGAGCAGAACCTGGCGTTCGGGCTGAAGCTGCGCGGCACACCCAAGGCGGAGATCCGGCAGAAGGTGCTGGAGGCGGCCAAGATGCTGGGCCTGGAGCAGTTCCTCGGCCGCAAGCCCGCCGCGCTGTCGGGCGGGCAGCGCCAGCGCGTGGCGATGGGCCGGGCGATCGTCCGCGAGCCGCAGGCGTTCCTGATGGACGAGCCGCTGTCCAACCTCGACGCCAAGCTGCGGGTGTCCATGCGCGCCTCGCTCAGCCAGCTCCACGAGCGGCTGGGCGTCACCACCGTCTACGTCACCCACGACCAGGTCGAGGCCATGACGCTCGGCTCGCGGGTGTGCGTGCTGCGCGAGGGCAGGCTCCAGCAGGTCGACACGCCGCAGCGGCTGTTCGACAACCCCGTGAACCTGTTCGTGGCGGGCTTCATCGGCTCCCCCGCGATGAACTTCGTCTCCGCCGACCTGGTCCGCGGCGACGGCGGCGCGCACGTCGCGTTCGCCGGGTACACGCTGCCGGTGCCGGACGCGACCCTCACCGGGAAGCCCGCGCTGCAGGACTACCTGGGCCGCAAGGTGATCCTCGGGATCCGCCCGTCCGACTTCGAGGACGCCGCGCACGCCGACGCGGACTGGGCGCCGCTGGCCGCCCGCAGCAGCGTCACCGAGGAGCTGGGCAGCGAGATCAACGTCATCTTCGCCATCGACGCCCCGCCGGTCGAGCACAAGGACACCGCCGACCTCGCCGAGGACGCCGCCGAGGGCGAGAGCGAGGCGATCCCGCTGATCGACAACAAGGCGCTGTGGACGGCGCGGGTCAACTCCCGCTCGCACGTGCGCCCCGGGCAGCGGGTGGACCTGGCCGTGGACACCAAGCGGCTGCACTTCTTCGACCCCGCCAGCGGCCTGGCCATCGGCCACCCCGGCGCGGGCGCCGCCGCGGCCCCCGCCGACACCGTCACCGACGGCCTGCGCAAGTAGGCCGCGCACGCAGAGGCCGCGCGGAGGCGGGGGCGGGCGTCCGCCCCCGGCCCCCGCCGGTCAGCCGGTGACGACCAGGCCGTGCCCGGTGACGTTCATCGGGTCGTGCCCGTCCTCGGTGCACACGACGATGTCCTCGATGCGGGCGCCGTGCGGGCCGGGGTAGATGCCCGGCTCGACCGAGAACGCCATGCCGGGCTCCAGCGGCTCCCGGTTGCCGGCGACGATGTAGGGCTCCTCGTGCGACTCCAGCCCGATGCCGTGGCCGGTGCGGTGGAAGAACTGCGGGCCGTACCCGGCGGCGGCGATGATGTCGCGGGCCACCGCGTCCACCGCCTCGGGCGTCACGCCCGGGCGGACGGCCTCGCAGGCCGCGCGCTGCGCCTCCTCCAGCACGCCGAAGTACTCCCGGTAGGCGGCGGGGGGCTCGCCGACGCAGTAGTTGCGGGTGGAGTCCGAGCAGTAGCCGCTCGGCATCGTCCCGCCGATGTCGACGACGACGGGCTCGCCCGGCGCGATGACCCGGTCGGTCGGCTCGGCGTGCGGGTTGGCGCCGTTCGGCCCCGACCCGACGATGACGAAGTCGACGCGGGCGTGCCCCTCGGCGATGATCGCGTCGGCGATGTCGCGTGCGACCTCCCGTTCGGTGCGTCCCGCCGCGAGCAGGCCCGGCACCCGCCGGTGGACGCGGTCGATCGCCGCGCCCGCCTCCCGCAGCGCCTCCACCTCGGCGGCGCTCTTGCGCATCCGCAGCGCCCGCAGCACGCCGCCCGCGGCGACCTGCCCGGCGCCCGGCAGCGCGGCGCGGAACCGCAGCGCCATCACCGCCCACATGCGGTCGGCCACCCCGACCTCCGCGATCCCCCGCGGCAGCCGGGCCGCGACCAGCGCGTAGGGGTCGTCGGTCTCGTCCCACGGCACGAGCTCCACGCCGAGCGAGCCCGCCGGCGACTCCTGCGCGGCGGGCAGTTCCAGCCGCGGGACCACCAGGAACGGCTCGGCCGCCGCGGGGACCACCAGGCAGGTCAGCCGCTCCAGCGGCAGCGCGTCGTAGCCGGTGACGTAGCGCAGGTCGGGGCCCGGCGTGAGGAGCACCGCGCCGAGGCCGGCCCTCGCCGTCGCCTCCCGCACCAGCCCGACGCGCTCGCGCGGATACAACTCCGTTGTCACATCCGTCTCCATTCGGGTCGCGGCGTCCCGCGCGCGGCGCGTGCCGCGCCGCGAATCGCCGCTTCCTCCTCCCTGTGACCTGGTTCTGTTACATTCTGTGCGTGCTCCGACACAGGACCGTCCGCCTCGGATACGGCACCAGGATCCCAAGAAGCCCGGCGGGCCGCCGACCCGGCCCGCCCGCCGCCGCTCCGCGCGGCGCCTGACCCGCGGCCCGGGATGGACAGCGACGCGAGCGCCGCCCTGGCCACGACCGTCGAGCGCCTGCGCCGCGAGCTGGAGGCCGAGCGGCGCGGCAGGCGCGCCCGCACGGCGGTCGAGCAGGCCAAGGGCCTGCTGGCCGAGCGGCTGGGCTGCGGGCCCGACACCGCCTATGACCACCTGCTGGAGCTGGCCGCCGACACCGGCGTGGAGCCCGCCACGGCCGCGGCGCTGCTGCTGGGCACCGACCCGGCCGCAGCGGCCGCCCCTGCGGTGCCCGCGCCGCGTGCCGCCGAGCACGGCACCGACCCGGGCCCGCCGCGCCGTCCCCGCCTCGCGCGGAGCACGGACGCCCCCTACCGCGGGCACGAGGTCCCGGGCTGGGACGCCTCACCGCCCGACGCCGACGCCGCCGGACGGGACGCGGGCGGCGGCGTGGGCGCGGTGATGGACGGCGCGGTGATGGACGGCGCGGCGGGTGAGGGGGCGGGGCCCTGGCCGCAGGCGGTGCTGGACGTGATGCAGGGGCCCGGCGCGTTCATGACGCCGGTGCGCGACGCGTCCGGGCGGGTGGTGGAGTTCCGGGTGGAGGCGGTCAACGCGGACGCGACCGCGCTGCCGGGGCTGTTCGAGGAGTACGCCCGGGTGCTGGAGACCGGCGTCCCGCTGCGGCGCGGCCACGGGGAAGGCGGGCCCAGCGTGCGGGCGTGCCGGGTGGGCGGCGGGGTGCTGGTCGGCTGGTGTTTCCACGACGACGACGCCGACCTCGCGGCGCAGCTCGCGCAGGCGCAGCGGCTCGGCGGCATCGGCTGGGGGCGCTTCGACCTGGCCACCGGCGACGCCCGCTGGTCCGAGCAGGTCTATGAGATCTTCGGGCGGGACCGCGCCGCGGGGCCGCTGCCGCTGGACCGGCTCGCCGACCACGTCGTCCCCGCGGACCTGCCGCGGGCCGAGCATCTGCTGCGCACCCTGCTGGTGCGCCGCGAGCCCGCGGGGGCGGAGCTGCGGCTGCGCGCCGGGGCGGAGGTCCGGCACGTGCGGGTCACGGCCGAGCCGGCGCTCGATCCGCTCGGGGAGCCTGCGGCCCTGCACGTCGTCTTCCAGGACGTCTCCCAGCGCCGCCGCTGCGACGAGACGCTCGCCGCGACCCGCCGCCAGCTGATGCGGCAGCGCCGCCGCATCGCCGAGGAGCGGCACATCGCCGTGGAGCTGCAGCGCGCGATCCTGCCGCTGCCGCGCGGCCCCCGCGCGCTGCCCGGCCTGCGCGCCGCGGTCCGGTACCTGCCGGCGCGCAGC carries:
- a CDS encoding MFS transporter, with product MTVLTTPPGPVPTLSRGRRWAALAVLTASLLVITMDMTILNIALPDMAAELHPTAAQQLWIVDVYSLVLAGLLVSVAAIADRWGRKRMLVLGYAVFAAASLLVLAAGSAEGVIVVRALLGIGGAMVMPTTLSLIRVIFTEPKERATALSIWAAVSGLGAVVGPLVGGFLLDHFSWHAAFLVNVPLMVIGVIAALLLLAESRAAKPGRWDAPAALLSLVGTVALVWAIKQFGEESSFAVPSAWLALGIAAVTLTWFAVRCLRSDHPLLDLRLFAGRRFSAGIIAALGATFSMVAALLLVAQWLQLVEGVSPIESGVRLMPIALAGSAVSLAAPPLSRLIGSRAVLAGGLALAGIGMLYIRLVGGGLDLTHMTVALCLVGAGLGALAIGSAMIMGGAPAEKAGNAGALEETAYEFGGTLGVTILGSIAALGFRARFTGGAEFDALHHADPGLAGQAEESLGAAVTIAGRLGMPDLAAHATDAFTHSLQTAGLIGGGLMLAVALVVSLLTPKGTEVSDAAH
- a CDS encoding LacI family DNA-binding transcriptional regulator, with product MATRARSATIKDVAAAAGVGIATVSRAFSGAGSVSASTRERVLAAARELDYRPSALGRGLKLRRSGGIGLIVPDVTDPFCAELVAGVLACARTLGEHVIVDAAHGDPAREAEIVDRLVEQRVDGVIAMPAGRDADWRAAARVCSSVVFADRVLPGLPEIPAVLADDAGGVRSLVEYLVGLGHRRIGFLGAAPPAPSATATAAASAAAPPGGPPGPPPGVRERAFRDTLAQLRVPVEEDLIVAARPAGDAAYAAAAGLLQRRADVTAVLAAGHLLGEAAVLVARGLDLRVPADVSIAMVDDVAWAELCDPPLTAVARPARDIGYRACELLLRDRARRGPARPVLLPTELVVRGSCGPLRTARAPGRGTARHA
- a CDS encoding ABC transporter ATP-binding protein, producing MAKIVLDRVDKVYGGGVKAVDGLDLEIRDGEFMVLVGPSGCGKSTALRMIAGLEEISGGKISIGEQVVNDLAPKDRDIAMVFQNYALYPHMTVEQNLAFGLKLRGTPKAEIRQKVLEAAKMLGLEQFLGRKPAALSGGQRQRVAMGRAIVREPQAFLMDEPLSNLDAKLRVSMRASLSQLHERLGVTTVYVTHDQVEAMTLGSRVCVLREGRLQQVDTPQRLFDNPVNLFVAGFIGSPAMNFVSADLVRGDGGAHVAFAGYTLPVPDATLTGKPALQDYLGRKVILGIRPSDFEDAAHADADWAPLAARSSVTEELGSEINVIFAIDAPPVEHKDTADLAEDAAEGESEAIPLIDNKALWTARVNSRSHVRPGQRVDLAVDTKRLHFFDPASGLAIGHPGAGAAAAPADTVTDGLRK
- a CDS encoding TIGR03619 family F420-dependent LLM class oxidoreductase, whose translation is MRIGFAVPVTGAWATPARQVEIARRAEELGYHSLWTLQRLLNPAGSSDTTYRAVPDPLVTLAYLAGFTRRARLGVAVLNLPFYPPPILAKQAATLDHVTGGRLDLGLGLGWMPEEFAAVGAPMRRRGPRAEEFLGVLRALWGGGPGDAAEYHGEFYDVPPVTMDPRPLQPGGPPILLGGASEGALRRAGRLAAGWVSASRADPAALGRSVGIVRDAAERAGRDPGALRFVCRAAVRVRPAAAGRKPLTGTHEQIRADFDAIAEQGITELFADLNFDPEITAPGADPAGSMRRAHEALDAFAPDPGPPAP
- a CDS encoding SpoIIE family protein phosphatase encodes the protein MDSDASAALATTVERLRRELEAERRGRRARTAVEQAKGLLAERLGCGPDTAYDHLLELAADTGVEPATAAALLLGTDPAAAAAPAVPAPRAAEHGTDPGPPRRPRLARSTDAPYRGHEVPGWDASPPDADAAGRDAGGGVGAVMDGAVMDGAAGEGAGPWPQAVLDVMQGPGAFMTPVRDASGRVVEFRVEAVNADATALPGLFEEYARVLETGVPLRRGHGEGGPSVRACRVGGGVLVGWCFHDDDADLAAQLAQAQRLGGIGWGRFDLATGDARWSEQVYEIFGRDRAAGPLPLDRLADHVVPADLPRAEHLLRTLLVRREPAGAELRLRAGAEVRHVRVTAEPALDPLGEPAALHVVFQDVSQRRRCDETLAATRRQLMRQRRRIAEERHIAVELQRAILPLPRGPRALPGLRAAVRYLPARSESRVGGDWYEAAALPGGEVFLAIGDVSGHGLPAAAQMARLRNALSGLTCTGAAPDRLLGWLNRLLLERPSPDRRSAPTASVIAARYEPGPRVLTWAQAGHPPPLLMRGGRAELLEPPEGVLLGALEKPCLDLAITRLEHGDLLVFYTDGLIERRDRDLAEGFGLLRAAVEERAAAPPDAVIDHVLRSLGAANPDDDTCVLAVQVA
- a CDS encoding TetR/AcrR family transcriptional regulator, translating into MSAHTAADPGPRKRDPEATRRVILEAAAELVVEQGAAALTHRMVAARAGVALGSTTRYFESIDDLRETALRMLGDEVDAYLAQMERDLASCDDLAECLAASMHGFLTDSRQVHSAMALVTAAASDASLRSLAVRWTDRLTDLLAVHVGRERAVAAEVYLDGATMHAALHDTPLGRESVTRALRAIFAMPGTGGPES
- a CDS encoding Lrp/AsnC family transcriptional regulator, giving the protein MEEIDRQILALLADDGRMSFTDLAKETGLSVSAVHQRVRRLQKRGVIKGFTAQLDNEQVGLPLTAFVSIKPIDPAAPDDAPDRLAHIAAIEACHSVAGDESYILKVRVASPNELEDLLQRIRAAANVATRTTVVLSTPWEGRRPSF
- a CDS encoding M24 family metallopeptidase codes for the protein MTTELYPRERVGLVREATARAGLGAVLLTPGPDLRYVTGYDALPLERLTCLVVPAAAEPFLVVPRLELPAAQESPAGSLGVELVPWDETDDPYALVAARLPRGIAEVGVADRMWAVMALRFRAALPGAGQVAAGGVLRALRMRKSAAEVEALREAGAAIDRVHRRVPGLLAAGRTEREVARDIADAIIAEGHARVDFVIVGSGPNGANPHAEPTDRVIAPGEPVVVDIGGTMPSGYCSDSTRNYCVGEPPAAYREYFGVLEEAQRAACEAVRPGVTPEAVDAVARDIIAAAGYGPQFFHRTGHGIGLESHEEPYIVAGNREPLEPGMAFSVEPGIYPGPHGARIEDIVVCTEDGHDPMNVTGHGLVVTG